The following are from one region of the Streptomyces tuirus genome:
- a CDS encoding ABC transporter substrate-binding protein — protein MKISNHTGSRGGRRRTSAAVALGAVLALTATACGDDGSGAGGDKGADGSGKGKIVFWDNNGGVRTEIWKEIIADFEKANPDIEVEYVGIASTEYQSKVDTALQGGGLPDVGGVGAAMLAGFAAQGALEPLDERLGSSSLSGKLNKDMVESLKAAGGGDDKLYSIPTSANNGVLYYRTDLFKKAGLEEPTTWERFFEAAEKLTNSGENEFGYTIRGGAGSIAQALDAMYGQSGITSFWDSSGEKTTVNDPRNVAALEKYAALYKKVTPAADLNNDFTKMVAQWDSGTIGMLNHNLGSYQDHVKALGVEKFRGIPQPIGAGGKRVQVSNPVDGLGLFKSGKNKDAAWKFIEFATSKAENSKFNETAGQVPSNTDAAKDSWISKAEPTKLAADALSDGSTTIVQLPYYLPDWNTISKADNEPNFQKVLLGKMSAKEFLDTVAGQLNAAQEEWNQQKG, from the coding sequence ATGAAGATCAGCAATCACACCGGCAGCAGAGGCGGGCGCCGCCGCACCTCGGCCGCCGTCGCCCTGGGGGCCGTCCTCGCGCTGACCGCGACCGCCTGTGGCGACGACGGCAGCGGGGCGGGCGGCGACAAGGGCGCCGACGGAAGCGGCAAGGGCAAGATCGTCTTCTGGGACAACAACGGCGGTGTCCGCACCGAGATCTGGAAGGAGATCATCGCCGACTTCGAGAAGGCGAACCCCGACATCGAGGTCGAGTACGTCGGGATCGCCTCGACCGAGTACCAGTCCAAGGTCGACACCGCCCTCCAGGGCGGCGGCCTGCCGGACGTCGGCGGCGTGGGCGCGGCGATGCTCGCCGGGTTCGCCGCGCAGGGCGCGCTGGAGCCGCTCGACGAGCGGCTCGGCTCGTCGTCGCTGAGTGGCAAGCTCAACAAGGACATGGTCGAGTCGCTGAAGGCCGCCGGCGGCGGGGACGACAAGCTGTACTCGATCCCGACCTCCGCGAACAACGGTGTGCTGTACTACCGCACCGATCTGTTCAAGAAGGCGGGGCTCGAGGAGCCGACGACCTGGGAGCGGTTCTTCGAGGCCGCCGAGAAGCTGACGAACTCGGGCGAGAACGAGTTCGGTTACACCATTCGCGGTGGTGCGGGTTCCATCGCGCAGGCGCTGGACGCCATGTACGGGCAGTCCGGCATCACGTCGTTCTGGGATTCCAGTGGTGAGAAGACCACGGTCAACGACCCCAGGAACGTGGCGGCGCTGGAGAAGTACGCGGCGCTGTACAAGAAGGTCACCCCGGCCGCCGACCTCAACAACGACTTCACGAAGATGGTCGCGCAGTGGGACTCCGGCACGATCGGGATGCTGAATCACAACCTGGGGTCCTACCAGGACCATGTGAAGGCGCTGGGGGTCGAGAAGTTCCGGGGCATTCCGCAGCCGATCGGTGCCGGCGGCAAGCGGGTTCAGGTGTCCAACCCCGTCGACGGGCTGGGGCTGTTCAAGAGCGGCAAGAACAAGGACGCGGCCTGGAAGTTCATCGAGTTCGCCACGTCAAAGGCGGAGAACTCGAAGTTCAACGAGACGGCGGGGCAGGTGCCGTCGAACACGGACGCGGCGAAGGACTCGTGGATCTCGAAGGCCGAGCCGACGAAGCTGGCCGCTGACGCGTTGTCGGACGGGTCGACGACGATCGTGCAGCTGCCGTACTACCTGCCGGACTGGAACACGATCTCCAAGGCCGACAATGAGCCGAACTTCCAGAAGGTGCTGCTCGGGAAGATGAGTGCGAAGGAATTCCTGGACACGGTTGCCGGGCAGTTGAATGCCGCGCAGGAGGAATGGAACCAGCAGAAGGGCTGA
- a CDS encoding Gfo/Idh/MocA family protein, with amino-acid sequence MIDSMSAPLSIPVPVVLAGARGHGRWHVENIRRLQQRGVVRLVGVCELSPLTEEELGDLGAPEQSADFGALLDSTGARIAVICTPIPTHTDLALTAAGRGVHLLLEKPPAPSFAEFRRMADGVAAAGVVCQIGFQSLGSHALPAVRALIAEGAIGTPAGLGGAGAWVRDEDYFRRAPWAGKRRMNGVDVVDGALTNPLAHAVATALALGGSARAEDVLTIETELLRANAIQSDDTSCVRITTAQGHPVTVAATLCAERADEPYVLVHGSSGRITFWYKQDRVLLQRAGHGPQESEYGRTDLLENLVEHLTTGAALLVPPDATGAFMKVVEAIRTAPDPAPLPESAWHRVPGENRRVVPGIDGLVAAAADTLSLYSELGAPWALAAEHLPNEVSTR; translated from the coding sequence ATGATCGACTCCATGAGCGCACCCCTGAGCATCCCCGTGCCCGTCGTCCTCGCCGGTGCCCGCGGACACGGCCGCTGGCACGTCGAGAACATCCGCCGCCTGCAACAGCGGGGCGTCGTACGGCTGGTGGGCGTCTGCGAGCTGAGCCCGCTCACCGAGGAGGAGCTCGGCGACCTTGGTGCCCCCGAGCAGTCCGCCGACTTCGGGGCCCTGCTGGACTCCACCGGCGCCCGGATCGCCGTCATCTGCACCCCGATCCCCACCCACACCGACCTCGCCCTCACGGCGGCCGGGCGGGGCGTGCATCTCCTCCTGGAGAAGCCGCCCGCCCCGTCCTTCGCGGAGTTCCGCCGGATGGCCGACGGGGTCGCCGCGGCCGGGGTCGTCTGCCAGATCGGCTTCCAGTCGCTGGGCTCGCACGCCCTGCCCGCCGTCCGCGCGCTGATCGCCGAGGGCGCGATCGGCACGCCGGCCGGGCTCGGCGGGGCCGGCGCCTGGGTGCGCGACGAGGACTACTTCCGCCGGGCCCCCTGGGCGGGCAAGCGGCGGATGAACGGCGTCGACGTCGTCGACGGCGCATTGACCAACCCCCTCGCGCACGCCGTCGCCACCGCCCTCGCCCTCGGCGGCAGCGCCCGCGCCGAGGACGTGCTCACCATCGAGACCGAACTGCTGCGCGCCAACGCCATCCAGTCCGACGACACCTCCTGCGTGCGGATCACCACCGCCCAGGGCCATCCGGTCACCGTCGCCGCGACGCTGTGCGCCGAGCGGGCCGACGAGCCGTATGTGCTGGTGCACGGCAGCAGCGGCCGCATCACCTTCTGGTACAAGCAGGACCGCGTGCTGCTCCAGCGCGCGGGGCACGGCCCGCAGGAGTCCGAGTACGGCCGTACCGACCTGCTGGAGAACCTCGTCGAGCACCTCACCACCGGCGCGGCCCTGCTGGTCCCGCCGGACGCGACCGGCGCCTTCATGAAGGTCGTGGAGGCCATCCGTACCGCTCCCGACCCGGCGCCGCTGCCGGAGAGCGCCTGGCACCGCGTCCCCGGCGAGAACCGCCGGGTGGTGCCCGGCATCGACGGGCTCGTCGCGGCCGCCGCCGACACCCTCTCCCTCTACTCCGAGCTCGGCGCCCCCTGGGCCCTGGCCGCGGAGCACCTGCCGAACGAGGTGAGCACGCGATGA
- a CDS encoding GntR family transcriptional regulator, whose protein sequence is MTSVPTPIPSRTQFVLEGIKHRILTGQLTPGQALVETELAAQFGVSKTPVREALKTLAGTGLVVMSQYKGVTVRMVDADMAREVYDVRLLLEPEALKRAVQRGASLDAARDALTRADDATDTAERSLANREFHRALYLPCGNPLLGRMLDEVRDQAALVSAVAWAASPSWEREAGEHREILRLALDGDADGAARALHSHIASFVQRAFPEAALEQEGQE, encoded by the coding sequence ATGACCTCTGTGCCCACGCCGATTCCCTCCCGCACGCAGTTCGTGCTGGAGGGAATCAAACACCGCATCCTCACCGGGCAGTTGACGCCCGGGCAGGCCCTGGTCGAGACCGAGCTCGCCGCGCAGTTCGGGGTGTCCAAGACCCCGGTGCGGGAAGCGCTCAAGACCCTCGCCGGGACCGGCCTGGTCGTGATGAGCCAGTACAAGGGCGTCACGGTGCGCATGGTGGACGCGGACATGGCGCGCGAGGTCTACGACGTCCGGCTGCTGCTGGAGCCCGAGGCGCTGAAGCGGGCCGTGCAGCGCGGCGCCTCCCTGGACGCCGCCCGTGACGCCCTGACCCGGGCCGACGACGCCACCGACACGGCCGAACGCTCCCTGGCCAACCGGGAGTTCCACCGCGCCCTGTACCTGCCCTGCGGCAACCCGCTGCTCGGCCGGATGCTCGACGAGGTCCGCGACCAGGCCGCCCTGGTCTCCGCCGTCGCCTGGGCCGCCTCGCCCTCCTGGGAGCGCGAGGCCGGCGAACACCGCGAGATCCTGCGGCTCGCCCTCGACGGCGACGCCGACGGCGCGGCGCGTGCCCTCCACTCCCACATCGCGTCCTTCGTGCAGCGCGCCTTCCCCGAGGCGGCACTGGAACAGGAAGGCCAGGAATGA
- a CDS encoding carbohydrate ABC transporter permease has product MSVKEATKTAPAPVRATPEPPRPAKGERAWDEAPRWQIYLPLGIYLLFTLIPFYWILLFSLRPAGSTSLVPWPVTFDHFEKVWTDRSFGTYFANSVLVGVATLLMTTLVALAGGYALARFDFRIKRGFMLALLCSQFVPGALLLVPLFEIFAGLQMINSLGSVILAETVFQLPLSMILISNFIKNVPYSLEEAAWVDGCNRMTAFRIVVLPLLRPGLIAVGSFAFVHSWNHFLFALMFLNNQDKQTIPVGLNSLMSADSVDLGALAAGGIIAAVPVVLVFAFIQKWLITGFSAGAVKG; this is encoded by the coding sequence GTGAGCGTCAAGGAAGCGACCAAGACGGCGCCCGCCCCCGTGCGCGCCACCCCCGAACCGCCGCGCCCCGCCAAGGGTGAGCGCGCCTGGGACGAGGCCCCCCGCTGGCAGATCTACCTGCCCCTGGGCATCTACCTGCTGTTCACCCTCATCCCCTTCTACTGGATCCTGCTCTTCTCGCTCCGCCCGGCCGGCTCGACCTCGCTCGTGCCCTGGCCGGTCACCTTCGACCACTTCGAGAAGGTGTGGACGGACCGCAGCTTCGGCACCTACTTCGCCAACAGCGTCCTCGTCGGCGTCGCCACCCTGCTCATGACGACGCTCGTCGCGCTGGCCGGCGGCTACGCCCTCGCCCGGTTCGACTTCAGGATCAAGCGCGGGTTCATGCTGGCTCTGCTGTGCTCCCAGTTCGTGCCGGGCGCGCTGCTGCTGGTGCCCCTGTTCGAGATCTTCGCCGGGCTCCAGATGATCAACTCGCTGGGCAGTGTCATCCTCGCCGAGACGGTATTCCAGCTGCCGCTGTCGATGATCCTGATCAGCAACTTCATCAAGAACGTGCCGTACTCGCTGGAGGAGGCGGCCTGGGTCGACGGCTGCAACCGCATGACGGCCTTTCGGATCGTGGTGCTGCCGCTGCTGCGCCCCGGTCTGATCGCCGTCGGCTCGTTCGCCTTCGTCCACTCCTGGAACCACTTCCTGTTCGCCCTGATGTTCCTCAACAACCAGGACAAGCAGACGATCCCCGTCGGCCTCAACTCCCTGATGAGCGCCGACAGCGTCGACCTGGGCGCGCTCGCCGCGGGCGGCATCATCGCGGCCGTGCCCGTCGTGCTCGTGTTCGCCTTCATCCAGAAGTGGCTGATCACGGGCTTCAGTGCGGGGGCGGTGAAGGGATGA
- the araD gene encoding L-arabinonate dehydratase, with protein MTGRLRPEELRSHQWYGVEGQLRTWSHNARMRQLGYEAEEYRGRPVIAVLNTWSDINPCHVHLRERAEAVKRGVWQAGGFPLEFPVATLSETYQKPTPMLYRNLLAMETEELLRSYPVDAAVLLGGCDKSTPALLMGAASADVPALFVPAGPMLPGHWRGETLGSGTDMWKYWDEHRAGNLSDCELRELQGGLARSPGHCMTMGTASTMTAAAEALGMTLPGASSIPAVDSGHERMAAASGRRAVELAWTALKPSRILTREAFEDAVTTVLGLGGSTNAVIHLIAMAGRAGVRLTLDDFDRVARTVPVLANVRPGGRTYLMEDFHFAGGLPAFLSRITDLLHLDRPTVNGTLGEQIAGAVVHDDDVIRTRENPVAAEGGVAVLRGNLCPDGAVIKHIAAEPHLLKHTGPAVVFDDYRTMQRTINDPGLDITADSVLVLRNAGPKGGPGMPEYGMLPIPDHLLKQGVRDMVRISDARMSGTSYGTCVLHVAPESYVGGPLALVRTGDSITLDVEARTLHLHVDDEELQRRRAAWTPPPTRYERGYGALYNEQITQADTGCDFAFLARPGKTPDPYTG; from the coding sequence ATGACCGGCCGGCTGCGTCCCGAGGAGCTCAGAAGCCACCAGTGGTACGGCGTCGAGGGCCAGTTGCGCACCTGGTCGCACAACGCCCGGATGCGGCAGCTCGGTTACGAGGCGGAGGAGTACCGGGGCCGGCCGGTGATCGCCGTGCTGAACACCTGGTCCGACATCAACCCCTGCCATGTCCATCTGCGCGAGCGGGCCGAGGCGGTCAAGCGGGGGGTGTGGCAGGCCGGCGGCTTCCCGCTGGAGTTCCCGGTCGCCACGCTCTCCGAGACCTACCAGAAGCCGACCCCGATGCTCTACCGCAACCTCCTCGCGATGGAGACGGAGGAACTGCTGCGGTCGTACCCCGTCGACGCGGCCGTGCTGCTCGGCGGCTGCGACAAGTCGACGCCCGCGCTGCTCATGGGCGCGGCCTCGGCCGACGTACCGGCCCTCTTCGTGCCCGCGGGGCCGATGCTGCCGGGCCACTGGCGCGGCGAGACCCTCGGGTCCGGCACCGACATGTGGAAGTACTGGGACGAGCACCGCGCGGGCAACCTGTCCGACTGCGAACTGCGGGAACTGCAGGGCGGTCTGGCGCGCTCACCCGGTCACTGCATGACCATGGGGACCGCGTCGACGATGACCGCGGCGGCGGAGGCCCTCGGCATGACGCTGCCGGGCGCCTCCTCCATCCCGGCCGTGGACTCCGGGCACGAGCGGATGGCCGCCGCCTCCGGGCGCCGGGCCGTGGAGCTCGCCTGGACCGCGCTCAAGCCGTCCCGGATCCTCACCCGCGAGGCCTTCGAGGACGCGGTCACCACGGTGCTCGGCCTCGGCGGCTCCACCAACGCCGTCATCCACCTGATCGCGATGGCGGGCCGCGCCGGCGTCCGGCTCACCCTCGACGACTTCGACCGCGTCGCCCGCACCGTGCCGGTGCTCGCCAACGTCCGGCCCGGCGGACGGACGTACCTCATGGAGGACTTCCACTTCGCCGGCGGCCTGCCCGCCTTCCTCTCGCGGATCACCGACCTGCTGCACCTGGACCGGCCCACCGTCAACGGCACCCTGGGCGAGCAGATCGCGGGGGCCGTCGTCCACGACGACGACGTGATCCGCACCCGCGAGAACCCGGTCGCCGCCGAGGGGGGAGTCGCCGTGCTGCGCGGCAACCTCTGCCCGGACGGCGCGGTCATCAAGCACATCGCGGCCGAGCCGCACCTGCTCAAGCACACCGGTCCCGCCGTCGTCTTCGACGACTACCGGACCATGCAGCGCACGATCAACGACCCCGGGCTCGACATCACCGCCGACAGCGTGCTGGTGCTGCGCAACGCCGGGCCCAAGGGTGGCCCCGGCATGCCCGAGTACGGCATGCTGCCGATCCCCGACCACCTGCTCAAGCAGGGCGTCCGCGACATGGTCCGCATCTCCGACGCCCGGATGAGCGGCACCAGTTACGGCACGTGCGTGCTGCACGTCGCGCCCGAGTCGTACGTGGGCGGCCCGCTGGCACTCGTGCGCACCGGCGACTCGATCACCCTCGACGTCGAGGCGCGCACCCTCCACCTCCACGTGGACGACGAGGAACTCCAGCGGCGCAGGGCCGCCTGGACGCCGCCGCCCACCCGCTACGAGCGCGGCTACGGCGCGCTCTACAACGAGCAGATCACGCAGGCCGACACCGGCTGCGACTTCGCGTTCCTGGCGAGGCCGGGCAAGACCCCGGATCCCTACACCGGTTGA
- a CDS encoding carbohydrate ABC transporter permease: MAQAAAVAKPPAPPRRRRASATPRRLPYLLIAPAALLMLGFIAYPVVSVFYYSLQNYNPTKPWRNGYAGFDNFVHAFTEDPVFWDTLVFSAKWVVVEVGLQLLFGLALALIVNQTFVGRGLGRALVFSPWAVSGVLTSAIWVLLYNSQTGITRYLADIGIGSYGTSWLSDTSTVFPAAVVADLWRGVPFFAILILADLQSVSKDLYEAAEVDGASRIKQFWHITLPHLKDAIILSTLLRAVWEFNNVDLLYTLTGGGPAGETTTLPLYIANTSVDAHNFGYASALTTVAFVILLFCSMVYLRLSKFGGESK; this comes from the coding sequence ATGGCCCAAGCCGCAGCCGTGGCGAAACCGCCCGCGCCACCCCGGCGGCGCCGGGCCTCCGCCACCCCGCGCAGGCTTCCGTACCTGCTGATCGCGCCGGCCGCCCTGCTGATGCTGGGGTTCATCGCCTACCCGGTCGTCAGCGTCTTCTACTACAGCCTGCAGAACTACAACCCCACCAAGCCCTGGCGGAACGGCTACGCGGGCTTCGACAACTTCGTCCACGCCTTCACCGAGGACCCCGTCTTCTGGGACACCCTGGTCTTCAGCGCCAAGTGGGTCGTCGTCGAGGTCGGCCTCCAGCTGCTGTTCGGTCTCGCGCTGGCCCTCATCGTCAACCAGACCTTCGTAGGCCGGGGCCTGGGACGCGCCCTGGTCTTCTCCCCGTGGGCCGTCTCCGGCGTGCTCACCTCCGCGATCTGGGTGCTGCTCTACAACTCCCAGACGGGCATCACCCGTTACCTCGCGGACATCGGCATCGGCTCCTACGGCACGAGCTGGCTGTCGGACACCTCCACCGTCTTCCCGGCGGCGGTCGTGGCGGACCTGTGGCGCGGGGTGCCGTTCTTCGCGATCCTCATCCTCGCCGACCTCCAGTCCGTCTCGAAGGACCTCTACGAGGCCGCCGAGGTCGACGGCGCGAGCCGCATCAAGCAGTTCTGGCACATCACGCTGCCGCATCTGAAGGACGCCATCATCCTGTCCACGCTGCTGCGGGCGGTGTGGGAGTTCAACAACGTCGACCTGCTCTACACGCTGACCGGCGGCGGTCCCGCGGGCGAGACGACCACGCTGCCGCTGTACATCGCCAACACATCCGTCGACGCCCACAACTTCGGCTACGCGTCGGCCCTGACCACGGTGGCGTTCGTGATCCTGCTCTTCTGCTCGATGGTCTACCTGCGGCTGAGCAAGTTCGGAGGGGAGAGCAAGTGA
- a CDS encoding dihydrodipicolinate synthase family protein: MSSVAFETQRAALADVVAIPVTPFAEDGSVAPDTYRALLRRLLDGGITTLTPNGNTGEFYALTPEERRLVTELTIEEAGDRAVVLAGVGHDIPTAVASARHARELGAGMVMVHQPVHPYVSQAGWVDYHRAIAEAVPELGVVPYIRNAQLTGARLAELADACPNVIGVKYAVPDAARFAAFARDAGLERFVWVAGLAEPYAPSYFSAGATGFTSGLVNVAPAVSLNMIEALRSGDYPAAMKVWEQIRRFEELRAANGSANNVTVVKEALASLGLCRREVRPPSRTLRDDERAEVAAIAGGWSI, translated from the coding sequence ATGAGCAGCGTGGCGTTCGAGACCCAACGGGCGGCCCTGGCCGACGTGGTGGCGATCCCGGTGACCCCGTTCGCCGAGGACGGTTCCGTCGCGCCGGACACCTACCGGGCCCTGCTGCGCCGCCTGCTCGACGGCGGCATCACCACCCTCACCCCGAACGGCAACACCGGCGAGTTCTACGCCCTCACCCCCGAAGAGCGCCGGCTCGTCACGGAGCTGACGATCGAGGAGGCCGGGGACCGGGCCGTCGTCCTGGCCGGGGTCGGACACGACATCCCGACCGCCGTCGCCTCCGCCCGGCACGCCCGGGAGCTCGGCGCCGGGATGGTGATGGTCCACCAGCCCGTCCACCCGTACGTCTCCCAGGCCGGCTGGGTCGACTACCACCGCGCCATCGCCGAGGCCGTGCCCGAGCTGGGCGTCGTGCCGTACATCCGCAACGCGCAGCTCACCGGCGCCCGCCTCGCCGAACTCGCCGACGCCTGCCCGAACGTCATCGGCGTGAAGTACGCCGTGCCCGACGCGGCCAGGTTCGCCGCGTTCGCCCGGGACGCGGGTCTGGAACGCTTCGTGTGGGTCGCGGGACTCGCCGAGCCCTACGCCCCCTCCTACTTCTCCGCCGGTGCCACCGGCTTCACCTCCGGGCTGGTCAACGTCGCCCCGGCCGTCTCCCTGAACATGATCGAGGCGCTGCGCTCGGGCGACTACCCGGCCGCCATGAAGGTGTGGGAGCAGATCCGCCGCTTCGAGGAACTGCGCGCGGCCAACGGCTCCGCGAACAACGTCACCGTCGTCAAGGAGGCCCTCGCCTCCCTCGGCCTGTGCCGCCGCGAGGTCCGCCCGCCGAGCCGGACGCTCCGGGACGACGAGCGCGCCGAGGTCGCCGCGATCGCCGGGGGGTGGTCGATATGA